A window from Culex pipiens pallens isolate TS chromosome 3, TS_CPP_V2, whole genome shotgun sequence encodes these proteins:
- the LOC120426291 gene encoding epidermal growth factor-like protein — protein MRSLILVTVLLAILPLIAAQTCTVSVRTPYVTTTYRKISRDTTCHWKCVLRHKKQINTDYDVVNTCSINYKTTTQSVCCEGYQENAKKVCEPVCHGCQNGTCVAPNSCTCNAGFRKQLGVCVPVCDPECGHGTCVAPGECSCREGYAADPKKGCVPACEPACLNGECVGLNTCECFSGFRETVESHVCMPECDPDIADCGSGTCVGPNRCDCVEGFIFEGNRCIPRCDTTCINGDCTKPNTCTCKEGFVNSPVNPSECVPFCSSECQNGTCVGPDTCQCLPGYQQSHTVANSCEPSCDSKFVDIANGECIAPNVLQCSEGFQLEYSPLSGRTFCRYPCDAECVHGLCLSDGSCQCWDGFSPSDGADNVCEPIGMNCTQSL, from the exons ATGAGATCGTTGATACTAGTGACCGTTTTGCTGGCGATTCTTCCTCTTATAGCTGCCCAAACATGTACCGTCTCCGTCAG AACGCCTTACGTCACGACGACCTACAGGAAAATCAGTCGTGATACCACCTGCCACTGGAAGTGCGTCCTCAGGCACAAAAAGCAAATCAACACCGACTACGACGTCGTCAATACCTGCTCGATCAACTACAAAACCACGACCCAGTCGGTGTGCTGCGAGGGCTACCAGGAGAATGCGAAGAAAGTTTGCGAACCTGTCTGCCACGGGTGCCAGAATGGCACGTGCGTCGCACCGAACAGCTGCACGTGCAACGCAGGCTTCCGCAAGCAGCTGGGAGTCTGTGTTCCGGTTTGTGATCCCGAGTGTGGCCACGGAACGTGCGTAGCGCCAGGGGAGTGCTCCTGTCGGGAAGGGTACGCTGCGGATCCGAAGAAGGGATGTGTTCCTGCCTGTGAACCTGCTTGTCTGAATGGGGAATGTGTTGGGTTGAACACTTGCGAGTGCTTCAGTGGGTTCCGGGAAACGGTGGAGTCCCATGTATGCATGCCGGAGTGTGATCCGGATATAGCGGATTGTGGAAGTGGAACCTGTGTTGGTCCAAACCGTTGCGACTGCGTAGAGGGATTTATATTCGAGGGGAATCGATGCATTCCAAGATGTGATACGACCTGCATCAACGGAGATTGTACAAAACCGAATACCTGCACGTGCAAGGAGGGATTCGTCAACAGTCCAGTGAATCCATCTGAATGTGTTCCCTTCTGCAGTAGTGAATGTCAAAATGGAACCTGTGTTGGTCCAGACACCTGCCAGTGCCTTCCTGGGTATCAGCAATCCCATACTGTAGCCAATTCTTGCGAACCCAGCTGCGATTCCAAGTTTGTAGACATCGCCAACGGCGAATGCATCGCCCCCAATGTGCTCCAGTGCAGTGAGGGATTCCAGCTGGAATACTCACCACTATCCGGAAGGACCTTCTGCCGATACCCGTGTGACGCCGAATGCGTCCATGGACTGTGTCTTTCGGATGGATCCTGCCAGTGCTGGGACGGATTTAGTCCCTCTGATGGTGCTGACAATGTTTGCGAACCGATTGGAATGAATTGCACGCAATCTTTATGA
- the LOC120426294 gene encoding epidermal growth factor-like protein, translated as MSSWIVAYALLAILPLIVGQNCTKTVSTPYLATSSSTTKRNTICHHKCWFWWKKQIDTSFHSLDHCSINYKTEKQSVCCEGYKKMASGKCEPICHGCQNGLCTAPNVCSCDKGFRNLMGICVPICDNPECGHGTCEAPGKCSCHEGYELDRAKGCVPKCDPPCLNGDCVDRNTCECFSGYQKTSESNVCVPVCDPKLADCGSGTCAGPNRCTCVAGFVFEKNRCVPHCDPPCVHGSCTKPNICSCREGFVNSVAKPAECIPFCDGGCQNGTCVAPGTCECLGGFEQSNDDPNVCEPSCDPMFVDTRRGECVAPNVLECDPGYVLDYSTLSGRIFCRRL; from the exons ATGAGTTCCTGGATCGTAGCTTACGCATTGCTTGCAATTCTTCCTCTCATAGTGGGGCAAAATTGCACCAAAACTGTCAG CACACCATATCTTGCAACGTCTTCAAGTACGACTAAACGAAACACAATTTGCCACCATAAATGTTGGTTTTGGTGGAAAAAGCAAATCGACACGAGTTTCCACAGCTTGGACCACTGCTCGATAAATTACAAGACGGAGAAGCAATCGGTTTGTTGTGAGGGTTACAAGAAGATGGCATCCGGGAAATGTGAACCCATTTGTCACGGTTGCCAAAACGGGCTTTGTACCGCTCCAAATGTGTGCAGCTGCGATAAGGGTTTCCGTAATTTGATGGGAATCTGCGTTCCGATTTGTGATAATCCCGAGTGTGGTCACGGCACGTGTGAAGCACCTGGGAAATGTTCCTGTCACGAAGGATACGAGTTGGATCGTGCCAAAGGATGCGTTCCGAAATGTGATCCACCCTGTTTGAATGGAGATTGTGTTGATCGAAATACCTGCGAGTGTTtctctgggtatcaaaagacaTCGGAATCCAACGTTTGCGTGCCGGTGTGCGATCCAAAACTAGCGGATTGTGGCAGTGGAACCTGCGCTGGACCAAACCGTTGCACCTGCGTAGCAGGATTTGTATTCGAGAAGAATCGATGCGTTCCTCACTGTGATCCTCCCTGCGTCCATGGAAGCTGTACCAAGCCCAATATCTGCTCTTGCAGGGAAGGATTCGTCAACAGTGTAGCAAAACCAGCTGAGTGTATTCCCTTCTGCGATGGCGGTTGTCAGAATGGAACCTGCGTTGCTCCCGGCACTTGTGAGTGTCTTGGAGGGTTTGAGCAATCGAATGACGATCCGAATGTGTGTGAGCCAAGCTGCGATCCGATGTTCGTGGACACCAGGAGGGGAGAGTGTGTTGCGCCCAATGTGCTTGAATGCGATCCGGGATATGTGCTGGACTATTCAACGCTTTCCGGAAGGATCTTTTGTAGAAGGTTGTGA
- the LOC128093295 gene encoding epidermal growth factor-like protein yields the protein MRTLIAVNVALVILPLIAAQNCVRDISVPSLVTTTKRVSRTYHCNYDCVFSYTEYVDTSYIDYDGCWLNYEVKQESVCCEGYKQDSLGQCKPICVGCSNGRCTEPNVCSCYAGYQDQMGICVPVCEPKCGHGTCVAPGRCSCHEGYVMDAQKGCVPVCDPPCQNGACTGVNTCECFSGFQQVQTDSNVCAPECDLEIADCGNGTCVEPNRCRCAEGFTFEDNRCIAHCDRACSNGSCTSPNTCTCNAGYVNNPAVPGECIPFCDGGCQNGTCVAPNTCECLGGFEQSNHDANLCEPSCDPKFMDPRKGECIAPNVLDCNAGYVLEYSSISGRTFCKRALDLEWGHSTIGNSK from the exons ATGAGAACATTGATCGCTGTAAACGTCGCGCTCGTGATACTTCCACTTATAGCAGCACAGAACTGTGTCAGGGATATCAG CGTTCCTAGTCTCGTAACAACTACCAAGCGAGTCAGTCGGACTTACCACTGCAACTACGATTGTGTGTTTTCGTACACGGAGTATGTCGATACAAGTTACATCGATTATGACGGTTGTTGGTTGAACTACGAGGTGAAGCAGGAGTCCGTCTGCTGCGAAGGATACAAGCAGGATTCCCTCGGACAATGTAAACCAATTTGCGTGGGATGCAGCAATGGTCGGTGTACCGAGCCAAATGTGTGCAGCTGTTACGCCGGGTATCAAGATCAAATGGGTATCTGCGTCCCGGTATGTGAGCCAAAATGTGGCCACGGCACGTGCGTAGCACCAGGGCGGTGCTCCTGCCATGAAGGGTACGTGATGGATGCGCAGAAAGGATGCGTTCCTGTTTGTGATCCACCCTGCCAGAATGGTGCATGTACTGGGGTGAACACTTGTGAATGCTTCAGTGGATTTCAACAGGTCCAAACAGATTCCAACGTATGCGCGCCGGAATGTGATCTAGAGATAGCAGATTGTGGCAACGGAACTTGCGTTGAGCCGAATCGATGCAGGTGTGCGGAAGGATTCACATTTGAGGACAATCGATGTATTGCCCACTGTGATCGCGCTTGTAGCAACGGAAGCTGCACCAGTCCAAATACTTGCACTTGCAACGCCGGATACGTCAATAACCCGGCTGTTCCAGGCGAGTGTATTCCCTTCTGCGATGGCGGTTGTCAAAATGGAACCTGCGTTGCTCCCAACACTTGTGAGTGTCTCGGTGGGTTTGAACAGTCGAATCACGATGCGAACTTGTGTGAACCGAGCTGCGATCCGAAGTTTATGGACCCCAGGAAGGGAGAATGCATTGCGCCTAACGTATTGGATTGTAATGCGGGGTACGTGCTGGAATATTCATCAATATCTGGGCGGACCTTTTGCAAACGCGCGCTGGATTTGGAATGGGGACATAGTACCATAGGCAATagcaaataa
- the LOC128093294 gene encoding cell death abnormality protein 1-like, which translates to MKYSAVSGVLLLALPLTLGSICWRNVSVPHVKWGKQYVSRTGICDAKCWGKWHELDINSDYYRDTCELEFKTELLPECCPGYEKNPRGECHPVCNGGCINGKCAGPNRCDCGEGFRLQVNRCLPVCESPCIRGVCTSPGKCSCLPGHMRRSDTECVPVCDPPCENGECIAPNICGCNHGYEKSTKFSHVCNPRCYPEIAECGNGECVEPNRCICEEGYIFRGYRCVPTCDSACINGDCTKPNNCTCKEGFSRSSTKPNVCDPICESGCHNATCVAPNTCHCLHGYRPSLTAPNSCEPSCDPNYFNTNNGQCTAPNILRCNEGFLLKHSQQSNLLYCKSRCSPECVNAHCLPDGTCRCWPEFIPAEESPHICEPLCDPPCENSTCIGPNQCKCWDGYQPTLENVCAPFCDPSVVDCSNGSCVDANTCICDAGLELIAAELNVSSCYPACVEQCTNGFCPTSAEVCECLPGYNRTTTDEDCTPVCEDLCLNGACTAPGVCSCDVGFILQNGTCELVWEESRSSLLQSSTIWLMVVILSFGCALYILRLLVFMKSKKPCGGNEEKDRIIVRYFTEGITNPTEKEEML; encoded by the exons ATGAAGTATTCAGCAGTAAGTGGCGTCCTTCTATTAGCGTTACCTCTCACGCTAGGGAGTATCTGCTGGCGCAACGTTAG CGTTCCCCACGTGAAGTGGGGCAAACAGTACGTGTCCAGAACCGGTATTTGCGACGCCAAATGCTGGGGAAAGTGGCACGAGCTGGACATCAATTCTGACTACTATCGGGATACTTGTGAGTTGGAGTTCAAGACGGAACTGCTACCGGAGTGCTGTCCCGGGTACGAAAAGAACCCTCGCGGAGAGTGCCACCCTGTTTGCAACGGCGGGTGCATCAACGGCAAGTGTGCTGGGCCGAATCGGTGCGATTGTGGGGAGGGGTTTCGGTTGCAAGTGAATCGTTGCCTTCCGGTGTGCGAATCGCCGTGCATTCGAGGTGTCTGTACTAGCCCTGGCAAGTGTTCGTGTCTTCCAGGGCATATGAGAAGGTCGGACACAGAGTGCGTTCCAGTGTGTGATCCTCCATGCGAAAATGGTGAATGCATTGCTCCGAATATTTGCGGTTGTAATCATGGGTATGAGAAATCTACGAAGTTCTCTCATGTTTGCAACCCTCGTTGTTATCCAGAGATCGCGGAATGTGGCAATGGAGAATGCGTTGAACCAAATCGTTGCATCTGTGAGGAAGGATATATTTTTAGAGGATATCGATGTGTACCAACGTGTGATTCAGCCTGCATCAATGGAGATTGTACAAAACCGAATAATTGCACCTGCAAGGAAGGATTCTCACGAAGTTCAACCAAACCGAATGTTTGTGATCCAATTTGCGAGAGTGGTTGTCATAATGCAACTTGCGTAGCTCCAAACACTTGTCACTGCCTGCATGGATATCGACCTTCCCTAACAGCCCCTAATTCATGTGAACCAAGCTGTGATCCAAATTACTTCAACACCAACAATGGACAATGCACCGCTCCGAATATCCTGCGATGTAATGAAGGATTCCTACTGAAGCACTCCCAACAATCCAACCTCCTTTATTGCAAGTCCCGGTGTAGTCCGGAATGTGTCAACGCTCACTGCCTTCCAGATGGCACTTGTCGGTGCTGGCCGGAATTCATTCCCGCCGAAGAATCTCCCCACATCTGCGAACCTCTCTGTGACCCACCGTGCGAAAACTCAACCTGCATCGGTCCAAATCAGTGCAAGTGCTGGGACGGCTATCAACCAACCTTGGAGAACGTTTGTGCACCATTTTGTGACCCATCCGTAGTGGACTGCTCGAACGGAAGCTGTGTCGACGCGAATACCTGCATCTGTGACGCCGGGTTAGAGCTGATCGCCGCTGAGTTAAACGTTAGCTCGTGCTATCCAGCTTGCGTGGAGCAGTGCACCAACGGGTTCTGTCCGACATCAGCCGAGGTCTGCGAGTGTCTCCCCGGCTACAACCGGACCACGACGGATGAGGACTGTACGCCGGTGTGCGAAGATCTGTGCCTGAACGGGGCCTGTACGGCACCGGGAGTTTGCTCTTGCGACGTTGGGTTCATCCTGCAAAACGGAACTTGTGAACTAGTTTGGGAGGAGTCTCGGAGTAGTTTATTGCAGAGTTCTACGATATGGTTGATGGTGGTAATATTGAGTTTTGGTTGTGCCTTATACATTTTACGCTTATTGGTTTTTATGAAATCGAAAAAACCTTGCGGAGGTAATGAAGAAAAAGATAGAATAATTGTGAGATATTTCACTGAAGGGATTACCAATCCAACTGAGAAGGAAGAaatgttatga
- the LOC120426293 gene encoding zonadhesin-like produces MQVFALTCALLLSLPLLAVGRLCPREVRVPYVKWGNQHVSRTTPCDYVCWGKWHKIYIESGYSTNTCELAYRTETKQECCEGFEKDSRGECRPVCEGGCVGGRCVAPNRCGCEEGFRLRGNRCVPVCDPDCIFGDCTGVGVCSCLPGYRNRTATECEPVCDPPCEQGKCIAPNTCECRHGFELAGNSKHVCKPRCDPKIAKCGNGTCVEPNRCDCEKGYEFRGHACVPICDPTCINAECSQPNACTCKQGFNKSSEPNVCKPICNEECSNGTCVAPNTCLCLHGYQPSEAAPNSCEPSCDPKFFDTTNGQCIAPNVLRCNEGYQLTYSVESGLIRCQSQCSPECVNAQCLPDGSCRCLAGFFPSQEAVNVCEPMKSFRSTSDSRVARGIIPTEINRTGTSRFSTLLKKELTFAMKLYTLTCALLLLIPTVLGRICLKDVSVQYLKRGTTRVSRTANCYYHCIFASHTRIVDSSYTAQTCELASKTELRSECCDGYAKNSRGECLPVCEGGCINGTCNAPNQCGCAEGYQLRGNRCLPVCDVECVLGVCTKPGQCTCLPGYTKQTDTECVPVCETPCENGRCIAPNTCECDHGFEKYWFSDYQCFPKCDPTIADCSYGTCVAPNRCRCAVGFVFRGHRCVPQCDTTCVNGDCTSPNRCTCKEGFSTSSGDSNVCVPICASGCQHGTCVGPNTCQCSGGYNATSTDPNLCEPSCDPTHVDISNGQCIAPNVLRCSEGYVLERSSGLMRCRSSVEGGQEIPTGLLTSTQAGSQAGTHPFFGSAAYPSRQEHSPGATHVPWPHSGSQTGTQTPSCLRKPALHVQLFGATHVPFWHPWQTAPNTPVVVSCSVKVERFAMKCLVKICTLLLVIPLVWGQICWKNVSVPYVKWGHIYVSRYTPCDYKCWFKWHQTMVESGYNSNTCELAFNTESVPECCEGYAKDSRGECKPVCDGGCIDGSCNGPNRCDCNQGFQLQGNRCVPVCESDCIFGVCSGQGECTCHPGYMKKTDTECVPVCEVPCENGRCIAPNTCECKRGFEQSPESDYLCLPSCDPEIADCGNGTCVEPNRCLCEEGFLFRGNRCIPQCDPTCVNGDCTNPNTCTCRDGFLRSLVESNVCDPICESGCQNGVCVAPNNCQCTLGYNATSTDPISCEPSCDPTFMDISDGICVAPNVLRCNEGFILEHSSQVNLIKCRSTNVTPTNLLSVF; encoded by the exons ATGCAGGTATTCGCACTGACCTGCGCTCTTCTGTTATCGTTGCCCCTGCTGGCAGTGGGGCGCCTCTGTCCGCGGGAAGTCAG AGTGCCGTACGTCAAGTGGGGCAACCAGCACGTGTCCCGAACCACGCCGTGTGACTACGTTTGCTGGGGCAAGTGGCACAAGATCTACATCGAGTCGGGCTACAGTACGAACACCTGCGAGCTGGCTTACAGGACGGAAACGAAGCAGGAGTGCTGCGAAGGGTTCGAAAAGGACTCGCGGGGCGAGTGTCGACCGGTTTGTGAGGGAGGATGCGTTGGCGGTCGGTGTGTTGCGCCGAATCGGTGCGGGTGTGAGGAGGGATTCCGGTTACGCGGGAATCGCTGTGTTCCCGTGTGCGATCCGGATTGTATTTTTGGAGATTGTACAGGTGTTGGAGTGTGTTCCTGTCTGCCGGGGTATAGGAACAGGACGGCCACGGAGTGTGAACCCGTGTGTGATCCGCCGTGCGAACAAGGCAAGTGCATTGCTCCTAATACCTGCGAGTGTAGGCACGGATTTGAGCTAGCCGGGAATTCAAAGCATGTTTGCAAACCACGATGCGATCCAAAGATCGCGAAATGTGGAAACGGAACTTGCGTTGAGCCAAATCGTTGTGATTGCGAGAAGGGATACGAGTTCAGGGGTCACGCATGCGTCCCAATTTGTGATCCAACGTGTATCAACGCTGAATGTTCGCAACCAAATGCCTGCACTTGCAAGCAAGGATTCAACAAAAGTTCGGAACCAAATGTGTGTAAACCCATCTGCAACGAAGAATGCTCCAACGGAACTTGCGTTGCTCCAAACACCTGTCTCTGTCTGCATGGATATCAACCGTCTGAAGCAGCCCCGAACTCGTGCGAACCAAGCTGTGATCCCAAGTTCTTTGATACCACCAATGGGCAGTGTATTGCACCGAATGTCCTGCGGTGTAACGAAGGATACCAACTGACGTATTCCGTGGAGTCTGGCCTGATACGCTGCCAGTCCCAATGTAGTCCCGAATGTGTCAATGCTCAATGTCTTCCGGACGGCTCTTGTCGGTGTTTGGCCGGATTCTTCCCCTCCCAGGAAGCTGTCAATGTGTGTGAACCGATGAA ATCTTTTAGAAGTACTAGTGATTCTCGAGTAGCGCGTGGTATCATACCAACTGAAATAAATAGAACTGGCACATCTCGGTTCAGCACACTTCTGAAGAAAGAGTTAACCTTCGCGATGAAACTCTACACTCTGACTTGCGCTCTTCTGCTTTTGATACCCACGGTGCTGGGTCGTATCTGTCTGAAGGATGTCAG TGTTCAGTACCTGAAAAGGGGCACAACTCGCGTATCCAGAACGGCCAATTGCTACTACCATTGCATTTTCGCTAGCCACACGAGAATCGTGGACTCTAGCTACACGGCCCAAACGTGCGAGCTAGCGTCCAAGACGGAGCTGCGGTCGGAATGCTGCGATGGATACGCGAAGAACTCCCGCGGGGAGTGTCTACCCGTTTGCGAGGGAGGTTGCATCAACGGAACGTGCAACGCGCCGAATCAGTGCGGTTGCGCTGAAGGATACCAACTGAGGGGGAATCGGTGCCTTCCGGTGTGCGACGTGGAGTGTGTTTTGGGAGTTTGTACCAAGCCTGGGCAGTGTACGTGCCTTCCTGGGTACACGAAACAAACGGACACGGAGTGCGTGCCGGTTTGTGAGACTCCGTGTGAGAACGGCAGGTGCATTGCACCGAATACCTGCGAGTGTGATCACGGATTTGAGAAGTATTGGTTTTCGGATTATCAGTGCTTTCCAAAGTGTGATCCGACGATTGCGGACTGTAGCTATGGAACGTGCGTTGCGCCAAATCGTTGCCGTTGTGCGGTCGGATTCGTTTTCAGAGGTCATCGCTGTGTTCCGCAGTGTGATACGACCTGCGTCAACGGAGATTGTACCAGTCCGAACAGGTGTACGTGCAAGGAAGGATTCTCAACCAGTTCTGGGGATTCGAATGTTTGCGTTCCGATTTGTGCGAGTGGATGTCAACATGGGACCTGTGTAGGTCCAAACACGTGCCAGTGTTCTGGTGGATACAACGCAACCTCAACGGATCCGAACTTGTGCGAACCGAGCTGTGATCCCACGCACGTCGATATCAGCAATGGACAGTGTATTGCTCCGAATGTTCTGCGATGCAGTGAAGGATACGTGCTGGAACGCTCGTCTGGCTTGATGAGGTGCAGATCTAGCGTCGAAGGTGGACAGGAGATACCAACGGGATTGCTTACGTCAAC ACAAGCAGGTTCACAGGCAGGAACACATCCCTTCTTCGGATCCGCAGCGTACCCTTCCCGACAGGAGCACTCCCCTGGCGCTACGCACGTTCCGTGGCCACACTCGGGATCACAAACCGGAACACAGACTCCCAGCTGCTTGCGGAAGCCTGCGTTGCACGTGCAGCTGTTCGGTGCGACGCACGTGCCATTCTGGCACCCGTGGCAGACAG CGCCTAACACACCAGTTGTTGTTTCGTGCTCCGTGAAAGTAGAGCGATTCGCGATGAAATGTTTGGTGAAAATTTGCACGTTGCTTCTGGTGATACCTCTGGTGTGGGGACAGATCTGCTGGAAGAATGTAAG CGTACCATACGTCAAGTGGGGTCATATCTACGTGTCAAGGTACACCCCGTGTGACTACAAATGCTGGTTCAAGTGGCATCAGACGATGGTTGAGTCCGGCTACAACAGCAACACGTGCGAACTGGCGTTCAACACGGAATCGGTGCCAGAGTGCTGCGAAGGATACGCCAAGGACTCGCGCGGGGAGTGTAAGCCCGTCTGTGACGGGGGGTGCATCGATGGATCGTGTAACGGACCGAACCGGTGCGATTGCAATCAGGGCTTCCAACTGCAGGGGAATCGCTGCGTGCCGGTGTGCGAGTCGGACTGTATCTTTGGGGTTTGCTCCGGACAGGGCGAATGCACTTGTCATCCGGGGTACATGAAGAAAACGGACACGGAGTGCGTGCCTGTTTGTGAGGTTCCTTGTGAAAATGGGAGGTGTATTGCTCCGAATACCTGCGAATGTAAACGTGGATTTGAGCAATCTCCTGAATCGGATTATCTTTGTCTTCCGTCGTGTGATCCGGAGATTGCGGATTGTGGTAACGGAACATGCGTTGAGCCAAATCGTTGCCTTTGTGAGGAGGGATTCCTTTTCAGGGGAAATCGATGTATTCCACAGTGTGATCCGACCTGCGTCAACGGAGATTGTACCAATCCGAATACCTGCACGTGTAGGGATGGATTCTTGCGAAGTCTAGTAGAATCAAATGTTTGTGATCCAATTTGCGAAAGCGGTTGTCAGAATGGAGTCTGCGTTGCTCCAAATAACTGCCAGTGTACTCTGGGTTATAACGCCACCTCAACTGATCCGATCTCCTGTGAACCCAGCTGTGACCCCACGTTCATGGACATCAGCGATGGTATTTGTGTTGCTCCAAACGTCCTACGATGCAACGAAGGATTCATTCTGGAACATTCGTCGCAAGTCAACTTGATTAAATGCAGATCTACGAATGTTACTCCAACGAATCTGCTGTCGGTGTTTTGA
- the LOC120426292 gene encoding epidermal growth factor-like protein: MRSLVILYVTLATLTLANTDVCYKSIRTPYIKSTDKKIHRVKTCYYRCWRSHQTQVNTDYWTIDNCVVDYKASAQPVCCAGYTGIAPLCVPICHGCSNGRCTAPSVCSCNEGYRNEAGFCVPVCEPECGPGSCVAPGQCSCHEGYEMDRNRGCVPRCDPPCRNGECVGVNSCECFRGFRQVTGSIECAPECDLGVADCGNGTCIGPNRCSCEEGFVFENHRCIPRCDPTCINGQCTGPNNCTCDEGFTQDSLRPNMCVPVCSSLCHNGACVAPNTCQCLPGYHQSNTVANSCEPSCDPKYVDVRNGQCISQNVLQCNNGFVLEYSQLSGLIHCSLKI, from the exons ATGAGATCTCTAGTCATATTATACGTTACATTGGCAACTCTAACTCTAGCAAACACTGACGTGTGTTACAAGTCTATCAG AACTCCATACATCAAATCAACGGACAAGAAAATTCACCGGGTCAAGACCTGCTACTACCGCTGTTGGCGCAGCCACCAAACACAGGTCAACACCGATTACTGGACCATTGACAACTGCGTGGTAGACTACAAAGCGTCCGCTCAACCAGTTTGCTGTGCGGGCTACACGGGCATCGCGCCCCTTTGTGTGCCTATTTGTCACGGATGCAGCAACGGCCGCTGCACTGCCCCTAGCGTTTGTAGCTGCAACGAGGGATACCGGAACGAGGCGGGATTTTGTGTGCCGGTTTGCGAGCCGGAGTGTGGTCCGGGGTCCTGTGTGGCGCCCGGACAGTGTTCTTGCCATGAAGGATACGAGATGGATCGAAATAGGGGATGTGTTCCGAGGTGTGATCCACCCTGTCGGAACGGGGAATGCGTTGGGGTGAACAGCTGTGAGTGCTTCAGGGGATTTCGACAGGTTACAGGTTCCATTGAATGCGCGCCGGAATGTGATTTAGGAGTTGCAGATTGTGGCAACGGAACTTGCATCGGACCGAATCGTTGCAGTTGTGAGGAAGGGTTTGTATTTGAGAATCATCGATGTATTCCACGTTGTGATCCGACCTGCATCAATGGACAATGTACTGGCCCAAATAACTGCACCTGTGATGAAGGATTCACACAAGATTCATTGCGTCCAAATATGTGTGTTCCAGTTTGCAGCAGCTTATGTCACAATGGAGCATGTGTTGCCCCCAACACTTGCCAGTGTCTTCCCGGATATCATCAATCCAATACGGTGGCAAACTCGTGCGAACCCAGCTGCGATCCCAAGTATGTAGACGTCAGGAATGGACAGTGTATAAGCCAAAATGTCCTTCAGTGCAACAATGGATTCGTATTGGAATACTCTCAACTATCTGGATTAATTCATTGCTCATTGAAGATTTAG